A stretch of Amycolatopsis balhimycina FH 1894 DNA encodes these proteins:
- a CDS encoding MAB_1171c family putative transporter, with amino-acid sequence MSTLFSPINLIAMVLFAAALAWRIYQVTRAPTVPNWAVTACVAGFAAAFLLQQPVISGEVDALLGRGAARVANNALLACGLCALVVFFLRSALGPRRNRRVAMELVPLAAAIALMVVAMALTPPELRGLPLGPATIHDSGVAVFYLGAGLYLIYGLVACTAWIVRYLRVADRNLRIGLRIGAIGLACAAAGSISRALYIVVAWVFGPLVKVLLLLGVPFVIVGTMLFLAGVTYPGIRARIAALRRRRQHRREHEALAPLWTVLVQAFPSIVLRTPPRQRGGAHRGHYRRVIEIRDGLVQLSPYLDADFGEVVATDPGAAAAALKTALERHAAGEENDRRAKQVLPAGADDIESDVRPLLALSAAMTNGA; translated from the coding sequence GTGAGCACACTTTTCAGCCCCATCAACCTGATCGCCATGGTGCTGTTCGCCGCCGCGCTGGCGTGGCGGATCTACCAGGTGACGCGCGCGCCGACGGTGCCGAACTGGGCCGTGACGGCGTGCGTGGCCGGCTTCGCGGCGGCGTTCCTGCTGCAGCAACCGGTGATTTCCGGTGAAGTGGACGCGCTCCTCGGCCGGGGCGCGGCGCGAGTGGCGAACAACGCGCTGCTGGCGTGCGGCCTCTGCGCGCTGGTCGTCTTCTTCCTTCGCTCGGCGCTGGGCCCGCGCCGGAACCGCCGCGTGGCGATGGAGCTGGTGCCGCTGGCGGCGGCGATCGCGCTGATGGTCGTCGCGATGGCGCTGACGCCACCGGAGCTGCGCGGGCTCCCGCTGGGGCCGGCGACGATCCACGACAGCGGCGTCGCGGTGTTCTACCTCGGCGCCGGGTTGTACCTGATCTACGGTCTCGTCGCCTGCACGGCCTGGATCGTGCGGTATCTGCGGGTGGCCGACCGGAACCTGCGGATCGGCCTGCGGATCGGCGCGATCGGCCTGGCCTGCGCGGCGGCCGGCAGCATCTCCCGCGCGCTGTACATCGTGGTGGCGTGGGTGTTCGGCCCGCTGGTCAAGGTCCTGCTGCTGCTCGGCGTGCCGTTCGTGATCGTCGGCACGATGTTGTTCCTCGCCGGCGTCACCTACCCGGGGATCCGGGCGCGGATCGCGGCGCTGCGGCGGCGACGGCAGCACCGGCGCGAACACGAGGCGCTAGCTCCTTTGTGGACGGTTCTGGTCCAGGCGTTCCCCAGCATCGTGCTGCGGACACCGCCGCGACAGCGAGGCGGTGCCCACCGCGGGCACTACCGCCGGGTGATCGAGATCCGGGACGGCCTGGTGCAGCTGTCGCCGTACCTGGACGCGGACTTCGGCGAAGTCGTCGCCACCGATCCCGGCGCCGCGGCGGCCGCGTTGAAGACGGCGCTGGAGCGGCACGCGGCGGGCGAAGAGAACGACCGCCGCGCCAAGCAAGTTCTGCCCGCGGGGGCCGACGACATCGAATCCGACGTCCGGCCGCTGCTCGCGCTTTCGGCCGCGATGACGAACGGGGCGTGA
- a CDS encoding helix-turn-helix domain-containing protein, producing the protein MARERTFAERLSTLIEAARVNGRAPHSYREISTAVERAGGPAMSPAYLQQLATGKRVNPKIHYVEALAKLFGVPVTYFFDEEAAAAPAGEAQLMAMRAQELSPQGRRQVMDLLELVERYERAEREGRGPGDTAR; encoded by the coding sequence ATGGCACGGGAACGCACCTTCGCGGAGCGTCTGAGCACCCTGATCGAGGCCGCTCGGGTGAATGGCCGCGCACCGCACAGCTACCGGGAGATCTCCACCGCCGTCGAGCGGGCGGGCGGCCCGGCGATGTCGCCCGCCTACCTCCAGCAGCTCGCGACGGGCAAGCGGGTCAACCCCAAGATCCACTACGTCGAGGCGCTGGCGAAGCTGTTCGGCGTGCCGGTGACGTACTTCTTCGACGAAGAGGCCGCCGCGGCCCCGGCGGGCGAAGCCCAGCTGATGGCGATGCGGGCGCAGGAACTTTCGCCGCAGGGACGGCGGCAGGTGATGGACCTGCTGGAGCTCGTCGAACGCTACGAACGGGCCGAACGCGAGGGCCGGGGCCCGGGGGACACGGCGCGATGA
- a CDS encoding flavodoxin family protein — MPRLLIVHHTPSPSTQALFEAVLAGATHPDIEGVEVVRRAALAATVPDVLEADGYLLGTPANLGSMSGALKHFFDTIYYPCLDATRGRPFGYWIHGNSDTSGTERQLLAITTGLSWAKAAEPVITTGDPDKKTLEACTELGGTLAATLLN, encoded by the coding sequence ATGCCCAGACTGCTGATCGTGCACCACACGCCGTCGCCGTCGACGCAGGCGCTGTTCGAGGCGGTACTGGCGGGCGCGACGCACCCGGACATCGAAGGGGTGGAAGTGGTCCGTCGCGCGGCGCTGGCGGCCACGGTCCCCGACGTGCTCGAAGCGGACGGCTACCTGCTGGGCACGCCGGCGAACCTGGGCAGCATGAGCGGTGCCCTGAAGCACTTCTTCGACACGATCTACTACCCGTGCCTGGACGCGACGCGCGGTCGCCCGTTCGGGTACTGGATCCACGGCAACAGCGACACTTCGGGCACGGAACGGCAGCTGCTGGCCATCACGACGGGCCTTTCGTGGGCAAAAGCGGCCGAACCCGTCATAACGACCGGAGATCCGGACAAAAAGACGCTGGAAGCGTGCACGGAATTGGGTGGCACCCTGGCGGCCACTCTGCTGAACTGA
- a CDS encoding phospho-sugar mutase — protein sequence MADDPDDGSRAELQDVVAKAMGGDADAANAATELADRMAGPLEFGTAGLRGPVRAGPNGMNVAVVTRTTAGVAEWLKAHGHAGALVVVGRDARHGSEAFATAAAEVLTAAGFDVKVFARPLPTPVLAFAVGRLGAVAGIQITASHNPPADNGYKLYDATGGQIVPPSDGEIERAIEAAPAAVSVPRAPGAEVADLLDRYLDEVAALPLGHERAVRVAATALHGVGADTLRAAFERAGFTDLHLVDAQATPDPDFPTVSFPNPEEPGATDLLLALASDVDADLAIALDPDADRCALGVRERDGRWRMLRGDETGVLLGSYVLSTVDRTLLPDPLVATTIVSSSMLGEIAKAEGARYAETLTGFKWLVRAGDGLVFAYEEALGLCVNPGFVRDKDGIAAATLAAGLAAQLKKRGRTPLDVLDDLAQRHGVHLTDQVSLRVTDLAVRGQLMAKVRKTPPSRLGGVEVVLEDLLPDADVVRLTGDGVRVVVRPSGTEPKLKAYLQVVAPVPDSLTDARGAAQERLTALRADVEELLA from the coding sequence ATGGCCGACGACCCCGACGACGGCTCCCGCGCCGAACTGCAGGACGTCGTGGCGAAAGCGATGGGTGGCGACGCCGATGCCGCCAACGCCGCAACTGAACTGGCCGACCGGATGGCGGGCCCGCTGGAGTTCGGCACCGCCGGCCTGCGCGGCCCGGTGCGCGCCGGGCCGAACGGGATGAACGTCGCCGTCGTCACCCGCACGACGGCCGGCGTGGCGGAGTGGTTGAAGGCGCACGGGCACGCCGGCGCGCTGGTCGTCGTCGGCCGCGACGCGCGGCACGGCTCGGAAGCCTTCGCGACCGCCGCCGCCGAGGTGCTCACCGCGGCCGGTTTCGACGTCAAGGTGTTCGCCCGGCCGCTGCCCACGCCAGTACTCGCGTTCGCCGTCGGCAGGCTCGGCGCGGTGGCCGGGATCCAGATCACCGCGTCGCACAACCCCCCGGCGGACAACGGGTACAAGCTCTACGACGCCACCGGCGGGCAGATCGTGCCGCCGTCGGACGGCGAGATCGAACGCGCCATCGAGGCCGCGCCCGCCGCGGTGAGCGTGCCGCGGGCGCCCGGCGCCGAGGTCGCCGACCTGCTGGACCGCTACCTCGACGAGGTCGCGGCGCTGCCGTTGGGCCACGAGCGGGCGGTGCGGGTGGCCGCGACGGCGTTGCACGGCGTCGGCGCCGACACGCTGCGCGCGGCGTTCGAGCGGGCCGGGTTCACCGATCTGCACCTGGTGGACGCCCAGGCCACGCCGGACCCGGACTTCCCGACGGTGTCCTTCCCCAACCCGGAGGAACCGGGCGCGACGGACCTGCTGCTGGCGCTGGCGTCCGATGTGGACGCCGACCTGGCGATCGCCCTCGACCCGGATGCCGACCGGTGCGCGCTCGGCGTCCGGGAACGGGACGGGCGGTGGCGGATGCTGCGCGGTGACGAGACCGGCGTGCTGCTCGGCTCGTACGTCCTGTCCACAGTGGATCGCACGCTGCTGCCGGACCCGCTGGTGGCCACCACGATCGTGTCGTCGTCGATGCTCGGCGAAATCGCGAAGGCCGAGGGTGCCCGCTACGCCGAGACGCTGACCGGCTTCAAGTGGCTGGTGCGCGCCGGTGACGGGCTGGTGTTCGCCTACGAAGAGGCGCTCGGCCTGTGCGTGAACCCGGGCTTCGTGCGCGACAAGGACGGCATCGCCGCCGCCACGCTGGCCGCGGGGCTGGCCGCACAGCTGAAGAAGCGGGGCCGCACGCCGCTGGACGTGCTCGACGATCTGGCGCAGCGGCACGGCGTCCACCTGACCGACCAGGTTTCGCTGCGCGTCACGGATCTGGCCGTCCGCGGGCAGCTGATGGCGAAGGTGCGGAAGACGCCGCCGTCACGGCTCGGCGGGGTCGAGGTGGTTCTCGAGGACCTGCTGCCGGACGCCGACGTGGTGCGCCTGACCGGCGACGGCGTGCGCGTGGTCGTGCGGCCGTCCGGGACCGAGCCGAAGCTCAAGGCGTACCTGCAGGTGGTCGCCCCGGTGCCGGATTCACTGACCGACGCGCGCGGCGCGGCGCAGGAACGGCTGACGGCGTTGCGGGCGGACGTCGAGGAACTGCTCGCCTGA
- a CDS encoding glycosyltransferase: MRLLFTSLGSFGHTFPLVPLAVAARDAGHDVVFATSEDFLPQLTKAGLETAAAGLGIKDAFGQAFGESGPPGPPGDIPFEVMLPIVAKVFGQLMPGRFIADLLPLFEHFRPDLVVSESANSGGVFAAFKAGLPVVAHGFGRVSTGDPLATRIRDVIRAHGAELGIEISEDLTFGGPFIDICPESVQEPGFMARTNRVPLRPVGWSEPGELPPGVLDRSRPLVYLTLGTAMGHAGVLTEAIAGLSGLDVDVLVATGPSLADDALGEVPPNVRLEAWVPQAALLPHVDLVVHHGGSGTTLGAFGAGLPQLLLPQGADQFSNAAAVLAAGAGDRLLGAEVTADAVATKARTLLTDTSVRDAAQALAAEVAAMPSPADVAVQLPTFA, translated from the coding sequence GTGCGCTTGCTCTTCACCTCTCTGGGGTCCTTCGGTCACACGTTCCCGCTCGTCCCGCTGGCGGTCGCCGCGCGCGACGCGGGCCACGACGTCGTCTTCGCCACCTCGGAAGATTTCCTGCCCCAGCTGACGAAAGCGGGGCTCGAGACAGCGGCCGCCGGGCTCGGCATCAAGGACGCCTTCGGCCAGGCGTTCGGCGAGTCCGGTCCGCCCGGTCCGCCCGGCGACATCCCGTTCGAGGTCATGCTGCCGATCGTCGCGAAGGTGTTCGGGCAGCTCATGCCAGGGCGGTTCATCGCCGACCTGCTGCCGCTGTTCGAGCACTTCCGGCCCGACCTGGTCGTGAGCGAGTCTGCCAATTCGGGGGGTGTCTTCGCCGCGTTCAAGGCCGGGCTTCCCGTGGTGGCGCACGGTTTCGGCCGGGTGTCGACCGGCGACCCGCTGGCCACGAGGATCCGCGACGTGATCCGCGCGCACGGCGCGGAGCTGGGCATCGAGATCAGCGAGGACCTGACGTTCGGCGGCCCGTTCATCGACATCTGCCCGGAGTCGGTGCAGGAACCGGGGTTCATGGCGCGGACCAATCGGGTGCCGCTGCGCCCGGTCGGCTGGAGCGAGCCGGGCGAACTGCCGCCGGGCGTGCTGGACCGTTCGCGGCCGCTGGTCTACCTGACGCTCGGCACGGCGATGGGGCACGCGGGCGTGCTCACCGAGGCGATCGCCGGTCTGTCCGGTTTGGACGTCGACGTCCTGGTCGCCACCGGCCCGTCCCTGGCCGACGACGCGCTGGGCGAGGTCCCGCCGAACGTCCGGCTCGAAGCGTGGGTCCCGCAGGCAGCGCTGCTCCCGCACGTCGACCTGGTGGTCCACCACGGCGGCAGCGGCACGACGCTCGGCGCGTTCGGCGCGGGCCTGCCCCAGCTGCTCCTGCCGCAGGGCGCTGACCAGTTCAGCAACGCGGCGGCGGTGCTGGCGGCCGGAGCCGGCGACCGCCTGCTCGGCGCCGAAGTCACCGCCGACGCCGTCGCCACGAAAGCCCGCACGCTCCTGACCGACACCTCAGTCCGCGACGCGGCCCAGGCCTTGGCCGCCGAAGTCGCGGCAATGCCGTCCCCGGCCGACGTCGCCGTCCAGCTCCCCACCTTCGCCTGA
- a CDS encoding purine-nucleoside phosphorylase, translating into MSEHEAAAAIAHRTGVDAHDIAVVLGSGWRPAADVIGDCETEIPFAELPGFTTPGAVGHGGTIRSLKIDGKNVLVMLGRTHFYEGKGIDPVVHNVRTAAAAGVRTVLLTNAAGGLREGFQVGQPVLISDHLNLTARSPIVGANFVDLTDLYSKRLRDIAREIDPSLEEGVYAGLTGPHFETPAEIRMLRTLGADLVGMSTVLEAIAARAAGVEVFGLSLVTNLAAGMTGEPLNHEEVLEAGRAAATRMGSLLRELVTRA; encoded by the coding sequence ATGAGTGAACACGAGGCCGCGGCCGCCATCGCCCACCGCACCGGGGTGGACGCGCACGACATCGCGGTGGTCCTGGGGTCGGGCTGGCGCCCGGCGGCGGACGTCATCGGGGACTGCGAGACGGAGATCCCGTTCGCCGAACTGCCCGGCTTCACCACGCCCGGCGCGGTGGGCCACGGCGGCACCATCCGCTCGCTGAAGATCGACGGCAAGAACGTCCTGGTCATGCTCGGACGGACGCACTTCTACGAGGGCAAGGGCATCGACCCGGTGGTGCACAACGTGCGCACCGCCGCGGCGGCCGGCGTCCGGACGGTGCTGCTGACGAACGCCGCGGGCGGCCTGCGCGAGGGTTTCCAGGTGGGCCAGCCGGTGCTCATCTCCGACCACCTGAACCTGACCGCGCGCTCGCCGATCGTCGGCGCGAACTTCGTCGACCTGACGGACCTGTACTCGAAGCGGCTGCGGGACATCGCCCGCGAGATCGACCCGTCGCTCGAAGAAGGCGTCTACGCGGGCCTGACCGGGCCGCACTTCGAGACGCCGGCGGAGATCCGGATGCTGCGCACGCTGGGCGCGGACCTGGTCGGCATGTCGACGGTCCTGGAGGCGATCGCGGCCCGCGCGGCCGGCGTCGAGGTCTTCGGCCTTTCGCTCGTGACGAACCTCGCCGCGGGCATGACGGGCGAACCGCTGAACCACGAAGAGGTCCTGGAGGCCGGTCGCGCGGCCGCCACGAGGATGGGCTCCCTGCTGCGCGAACTCGTCACCCGCGCCTGA
- a CDS encoding ABA4-like family protein — protein sequence MTLFALAFPLAAPFWALMILAPKWRWTARVMASPWVPLLPLVCYFVLVLPHFGEWGRAMLQPDLGVLQTLLATPWGAGLVWAHLIAFDLFIARWMYFEGRAVGLSPWIVSPILALTIFLSPFGLVAFLVVRAVRIRSLA from the coding sequence ATGACTCTCTTCGCACTGGCCTTCCCGCTGGCGGCGCCGTTCTGGGCGCTGATGATCCTGGCGCCGAAGTGGCGGTGGACGGCGCGGGTCATGGCGTCGCCGTGGGTGCCGCTGTTGCCGCTGGTCTGCTACTTCGTGCTCGTGCTGCCGCACTTCGGCGAGTGGGGGCGGGCGATGCTCCAACCCGACCTCGGCGTCCTGCAGACGCTGCTGGCCACGCCGTGGGGTGCCGGGCTCGTCTGGGCGCACCTCATCGCCTTCGACCTGTTCATCGCGCGGTGGATGTACTTCGAGGGACGCGCGGTGGGATTGTCGCCGTGGATCGTGAGCCCGATCCTGGCGCTGACGATCTTCCTGTCGCCGTTCGGGCTGGTGGCGTTCCTCGTGGTGAGAGCCGTCCGGATACGCTCCCTCGCATGA
- a CDS encoding MerR family transcriptional regulator, with protein sequence MRMAELSAESGVPVATVKYYLREGLLPPGERTSPNQARYSAAHVQRLRLIKALAEVGGLSLASIGVVLSAIDGDETPHRTMGVVQQELAGPAPKVSEEAAEWASGRLEDLVRRTGWKWHAPENRAVANLIAALATAKELGHEKLVERLDEQADLAMRVAAIDVEVLAGWESVDKIIEAGLVTTVLGDRIFAGLRHLAQEQVSREVLGGLPRD encoded by the coding sequence ATGCGGATGGCCGAACTGAGCGCCGAGTCGGGGGTGCCGGTCGCGACCGTCAAGTACTACCTGCGCGAAGGCCTGCTGCCACCCGGCGAGCGCACCAGCCCGAACCAGGCGCGGTACTCCGCGGCGCACGTCCAGCGCCTGCGGCTGATCAAGGCGCTCGCCGAGGTCGGCGGCCTGTCGCTGGCCTCGATCGGGGTCGTGCTGAGCGCGATCGACGGCGACGAGACCCCGCACCGGACGATGGGCGTCGTCCAGCAGGAGCTGGCCGGGCCCGCGCCGAAGGTGTCCGAGGAGGCCGCGGAGTGGGCGTCCGGACGGCTCGAGGACCTTGTCCGCCGCACCGGCTGGAAGTGGCACGCGCCCGAGAACCGGGCGGTCGCCAACCTGATCGCCGCGCTGGCCACGGCGAAGGAGCTCGGGCACGAGAAACTGGTCGAACGGCTCGACGAGCAGGCGGACCTGGCGATGCGCGTCGCGGCGATCGACGTCGAGGTGCTGGCCGGGTGGGAGTCGGTGGACAAGATCATCGAGGCCGGGCTGGTCACCACCGTGCTCGGCGACCGGATCTTCGCCGGGCTGCGCCACCTCGCCCAGGAGCAGGTGTCCCGCGAGGTGCTCGGCGGGCTGCCCCGCGACTAG
- a CDS encoding serine/threonine-protein kinase has translation MPPSSEETRLVAGRYRLRSVLGSGSMGTVWSAYDEFLHRQVAVKEMKVPPGIPASQADELRERTLREARAIAVLSHPNVIILHDVAREDDQPFVVMELLPSRSLAHILRDHGPLTVEQAAAVGIAVASALEAAHAAGITHRDVKPGNVLVASDGRIKLTDFGIARNVSEATMTRTGIMLGSPAYIAPEVASGGAVTPSADLWGLGATLFAAVEGAPPYDADGDPLETVGKVVNGKVPQPKAGPLADVIGALMKKEPGRRITLREVRHRLYPLQTKTPLDLFGHELFHTPDGKKTSAQPDATDTQVIKTVLPAKDRPEKKAEASSSELATDPGPLPFLRPPGPAPAPATEPPTLFVPPPPRPAQRSAAATAVLLVAAILLFLLAAGGGFALARTVGGESLLPPAAEPGGTTNEPTNVPPPELVQQSGDASYATGNGGQFGLAVPKGWQKFVAPHNTNKFGASVAVQYVSPDGRRSLRVERLVNYFTQYPDDAEYIVWLKQTYSGEGSVFFPPTPLPDGKGTTLTYRIPESGLLPGNNDDHRIARSTFTNLVRAGTSLWILSLTVPIEQEIAARRDVFDPVASRLSVQD, from the coding sequence GTGCCCCCCTCCAGCGAAGAGACACGACTGGTCGCCGGTCGCTACCGGCTGCGTTCGGTGCTCGGCTCCGGGTCGATGGGCACCGTCTGGTCGGCCTACGACGAGTTCCTGCACCGGCAGGTCGCCGTCAAGGAGATGAAGGTGCCGCCGGGCATCCCGGCGTCGCAAGCGGACGAGCTGCGGGAGCGGACGCTGCGCGAGGCGCGCGCGATCGCCGTGCTGTCCCACCCGAACGTGATCATCCTGCACGACGTCGCCCGCGAGGACGACCAGCCGTTCGTGGTCATGGAGCTGCTGCCCTCGCGCAGCCTGGCGCACATCCTGCGCGACCACGGTCCGCTGACCGTCGAGCAGGCCGCCGCCGTCGGCATCGCCGTGGCGTCCGCGCTGGAGGCCGCGCACGCCGCCGGGATCACCCACCGCGACGTCAAGCCGGGCAACGTCCTGGTCGCCAGCGACGGCCGGATCAAGCTGACCGACTTCGGCATCGCCCGCAACGTCTCCGAGGCGACCATGACCCGCACCGGGATCATGCTCGGCTCGCCCGCCTACATCGCGCCGGAAGTGGCCTCCGGCGGGGCCGTCACGCCGTCCGCGGACCTCTGGGGCCTCGGCGCGACGCTGTTCGCCGCGGTCGAGGGCGCGCCGCCCTACGACGCCGACGGCGATCCCCTGGAGACCGTCGGCAAGGTCGTCAACGGCAAGGTGCCCCAGCCGAAGGCCGGCCCGCTCGCCGACGTCATCGGCGCGCTGATGAAGAAGGAGCCCGGCCGGCGGATCACGCTGCGCGAGGTCCGGCACCGGCTGTACCCGCTGCAGACCAAGACGCCGCTCGACCTGTTCGGGCACGAGCTGTTCCACACGCCGGACGGCAAGAAGACGTCCGCGCAGCCGGACGCGACCGACACGCAGGTGATCAAGACCGTCCTGCCCGCGAAGGACAGGCCGGAGAAGAAGGCCGAGGCGTCGAGCAGCGAGCTCGCTACCGACCCGGGCCCGCTGCCGTTCCTGCGCCCGCCCGGCCCGGCGCCGGCGCCCGCCACCGAGCCGCCGACGTTGTTCGTGCCGCCGCCGCCGCGGCCCGCGCAGCGCAGCGCGGCGGCCACGGCCGTGCTGCTCGTGGCGGCGATCCTGCTCTTCCTCCTCGCCGCGGGCGGCGGGTTCGCGCTGGCCAGGACGGTCGGCGGGGAGTCGCTGCTGCCCCCGGCCGCCGAACCGGGCGGCACCACGAACGAGCCCACCAACGTGCCGCCGCCCGAGCTGGTGCAGCAGTCCGGCGACGCGAGCTACGCGACCGGCAACGGCGGGCAGTTCGGTCTGGCCGTGCCGAAGGGCTGGCAGAAGTTCGTCGCCCCGCACAACACCAACAAGTTCGGCGCGAGCGTCGCCGTGCAGTACGTCTCGCCCGACGGCCGCCGGTCGCTGCGGGTGGAGCGCCTGGTGAACTACTTCACGCAGTACCCGGACGACGCCGAGTACATCGTCTGGCTGAAGCAGACCTACTCCGGCGAGGGGTCCGTGTTCTTCCCCCCGACGCCGCTGCCGGACGGCAAGGGCACCACGCTCACGTACCGCATCCCGGAGAGCGGGCTGCTGCCGGGCAACAACGACGACCACCGCATCGCGCGGTCGACGTTCACGAACCTGGTCCGGGCGGGGACCAGCCTCTGGATCCTCTCGCTGACCGTGCCGATCGAGCAGGAGATCGCGGCCCGGCGGGACGTCTTCGACCCCGTCGCGTCGAGGTTGAGCGTGCAGGACTAG
- a CDS encoding methylmalonyl-CoA mutase subunit beta, whose amino-acid sequence MTEVAGPESAPISELDLAAEFPQATREQWQELVAGVLRKSGKLPEDFAGAPESKLVTRTYDGIEIQPLYTAEDVPWDVGFPGLPPFVRGARPEGQVSTGWDVRARFTGDDAREVNKAILADLEGGVTSIWLSVPPSSLADALNEVYVDLAPVVLDAGPAYEAAASELLALFAEREIPASEATAVLGADPIGLAARTGSAVDLGPAAALAVRVAAKYPKVRTVVADGLPYHEAGGSDAQELGALVAAGVTYLRALTDAGLAVEAAAGQLEFRLAATADQFSTIAKLRAARRLWARVAEVCGFSSPMRQHAVTSPAMLTRRDPWVNMLRTTVACFGAGVGGADAVTVLPFDAAIGRSDAFSARIARNTHAVLLEESKLAGVADPAGGSWYVEKLTDDLAHAAWAEFTAIEAAGGLVAELASGALAGRLAATWEKRSSRIATRRDPLTGVSEFPNLTEKPVVRTPVESTVEGGLPRHRYAEGFEALRDASDAYLASHGERPKVFLATLGPVAAHTTRAGFAANLFQAGGLEAVNPGATDDLPGAFRASGARIACLCGSDSAYEAQAADVAASLGAEYVLLAGKGSYDGVDATIFTGCDALEVLNGLHAKLGVAL is encoded by the coding sequence ATGACTGAAGTGGCCGGTCCGGAGTCAGCGCCGATCTCCGAACTCGACCTCGCGGCCGAGTTTCCCCAGGCGACTCGTGAGCAGTGGCAGGAGCTGGTCGCCGGGGTGCTGCGCAAAAGCGGCAAACTGCCGGAGGACTTCGCGGGCGCCCCGGAGAGCAAGCTCGTCACACGGACCTACGACGGGATCGAGATCCAGCCGCTCTACACGGCGGAAGACGTGCCGTGGGACGTCGGTTTCCCGGGTTTGCCGCCGTTCGTGCGCGGCGCGCGTCCGGAAGGCCAGGTCAGCACGGGCTGGGACGTCCGGGCCCGGTTCACCGGCGACGACGCCCGCGAGGTCAACAAGGCGATCCTCGCCGACCTCGAAGGCGGCGTGACGTCGATCTGGCTCTCGGTGCCGCCTTCATCCCTGGCCGACGCGCTGAACGAGGTGTACGTCGACCTGGCGCCCGTCGTGCTGGACGCGGGTCCTGCGTACGAAGCCGCCGCTTCGGAGTTGCTGGCGCTGTTCGCCGAGCGCGAGATCCCGGCGAGCGAAGCCACCGCCGTGCTCGGCGCCGACCCGATCGGGCTCGCGGCGCGCACCGGCTCGGCCGTCGACCTCGGACCGGCCGCCGCGCTCGCCGTGCGTGTCGCCGCGAAGTACCCGAAAGTGCGCACGGTCGTCGCCGACGGCCTGCCGTACCACGAAGCCGGCGGCTCGGACGCGCAGGAACTGGGCGCGCTGGTCGCGGCCGGCGTCACCTACCTGCGGGCGCTGACCGACGCCGGGCTGGCCGTCGAGGCCGCGGCCGGGCAGCTGGAGTTCCGGCTCGCCGCGACCGCCGACCAGTTCTCCACCATCGCCAAGCTGCGGGCCGCGCGCCGCCTGTGGGCCCGCGTCGCCGAGGTGTGCGGCTTCTCCTCGCCGATGCGCCAGCACGCCGTGACGTCACCGGCGATGCTGACCCGGCGCGACCCGTGGGTGAACATGCTGCGCACGACCGTGGCCTGCTTCGGCGCGGGCGTCGGCGGCGCGGACGCGGTCACCGTGCTGCCGTTCGACGCCGCGATCGGCCGTTCCGACGCCTTCTCCGCGCGGATCGCCCGCAACACGCACGCCGTGCTGCTGGAGGAGTCCAAGCTGGCCGGCGTGGCCGACCCGGCGGGCGGCTCCTGGTACGTCGAGAAGCTCACCGACGACCTCGCGCACGCCGCCTGGGCCGAGTTCACCGCGATCGAGGCGGCGGGCGGCCTGGTCGCCGAGCTGGCGTCCGGCGCGCTCGCGGGACGGCTCGCGGCGACGTGGGAGAAGCGTTCGTCGCGGATCGCCACCCGGCGCGACCCGCTCACCGGCGTCAGCGAGTTCCCGAACCTGACCGAGAAGCCGGTCGTCCGGACGCCGGTGGAGTCCACTGTGGAAGGTGGGCTGCCGCGGCACCGGTACGCCGAAGGCTTCGAAGCGCTGCGAGACGCGTCGGACGCGTACCTCGCTTCGCACGGTGAGCGTCCCAAGGTCTTCCTGGCCACGCTGGGCCCGGTCGCCGCGCACACCACGCGAGCCGGGTTCGCCGCCAACCTCTTCCAGGCGGGCGGGCTCGAAGCCGTCAACCCGGGCGCGACCGACGACCTGCCGGGCGCGTTCCGCGCGTCCGGCGCCCGCATCGCCTGCCTCTGCGGCTCTGACTCGGCGTACGAGGCGCAGGCGGCCGACGTCGCCGCGTCGCTCGGCGCCGAGTACGTGCTCCTGGCGGGCAAGGGGTCCTACGACGGCGTCGACGCCACCATCTTCACCGGCTGCGACGCCCTGGAAGTCCTCAACGGCCTGCACGCCAAGCTGGGAGTTGCGCTGTGA